One window of Methanothermobacter tenebrarum genomic DNA carries:
- a CDS encoding DUF3236 domain-containing protein produces the protein MLEKHIKKAYNESTEGKRKGDKKTESEKIREYILSAKKITVPNWDGKKLESINRTLKKFGLPKAKGLKINTNAADLTRMPTITKALMAVDTTDSDLIIARGRLGVPGSGSMLVIMDHKGRILSAAISPPHIIHGKSLQEAVEEELKTALQRLGL, from the coding sequence ATGCTAGAAAAACACATAAAAAAAGCATACAACGAATCAACAGAAGGGAAAAGAAAAGGGGACAAAAAGACAGAATCCGAAAAGATAAGAGAATACATCCTCTCAGCAAAGAAGATAACCGTCCCAAACTGGGACGGGAAAAAACTAGAAAGTATAAACAGGACCCTCAAAAAATTCGGACTCCCCAAGGCAAAAGGACTAAAAATCAACACCAACGCCGCCGACCTGACAAGAATGCCAACCATAACCAAAGCCCTCATGGCAGTAGATACAACAGACTCAGACCTCATAATAGCAAGGGGCCGCCTAGGCGTCCCAGGCTCCGGTTCAATGCTAGTAATAATGGACCACAAGGGGAGGATACTCTCAGCAGCCATATCACCCCCACACATCATCCACGGAAAAAGCCTACAAGAAGCAGTAGAAGAAGAATTGAAAACAGCCCTCCAAAGGCTAGGACTATGA
- the mvhG gene encoding F420-non-reducing hydrogenase subunit MvhG — MAEKAQIGTMWLGGCSGCHLSIVDFHEKILDLLELAEIKFSPVLMDIKYDEIPEKLDVVIIEGGVVNDENREFAEILRERADFVISYGTCAAYGGIPGLRNLWPKEEVIEEAYINSITTPNPDKVIPSEDVPHLEDRVRPLSDVIDVDLVVPGCPPKSDVVAEAVIALLKGEEVELPNTNLCEVCPREKPPEGLAMDFIKRQFEVGKPEEDLCLIPQGIVCMGPATISVCGAQCPSNGVHCRGCYGPTTRVIDQGAKMISAIASDFGVERDKKVDPEEVAQQLDDIVGTFYTYTLPAALIPMKIQKEGK; from the coding sequence ATGGCTGAAAAGGCGCAGATAGGGACGATGTGGCTTGGAGGATGCTCCGGATGCCACTTGTCAATAGTAGACTTCCACGAGAAAATATTAGATTTATTAGAATTGGCAGAAATTAAATTCAGCCCAGTCCTAATGGACATTAAATATGATGAAATCCCAGAAAAACTCGACGTCGTCATAATAGAAGGCGGGGTAGTGAACGACGAAAACAGAGAATTCGCTGAAATACTAAGAGAAAGAGCCGACTTCGTCATATCATATGGTACATGCGCAGCCTACGGGGGAATACCAGGCCTCAGAAACCTCTGGCCAAAAGAAGAAGTCATAGAAGAAGCATACATAAACTCAATAACTACACCAAACCCAGACAAGGTAATACCATCAGAGGACGTGCCACACCTCGAAGACAGGGTAAGACCACTCTCAGATGTAATAGACGTAGACCTCGTCGTGCCAGGATGCCCACCAAAATCAGATGTCGTAGCAGAGGCCGTCATAGCACTACTCAAAGGAGAAGAAGTTGAACTACCAAACACAAACTTATGTGAGGTATGCCCAAGGGAAAAACCACCAGAAGGCCTTGCAATGGACTTCATAAAGAGGCAATTCGAGGTTGGGAAACCGGAAGAAGACCTCTGCCTCATACCACAAGGCATAGTATGCATGGGCCCAGCAACAATATCAGTCTGTGGTGCACAATGTCCAAGCAACGGAGTACACTGCAGAGGATGCTACGGGCCAACAACACGTGTAATAGACCAGGGAGCTAAAATGATAAGTGCAATAGCATCAGACTTCGGAGTTGAAAGAGATAAAAAGGTAGACCCTGAGGAGGTCGCACAACAATTAGATGATATCGTCGGAACATTCTACACCTACACGCTCCCAGCCGCCCTTATACCAATGAAAATCCAAAAGGAGGGGAAATAA
- the hmdB gene encoding 5,10-methenyltetrahydromethanopterin hydrogenase cofactor biosynthesis protein HmdB, producing MIEEILKKAENMQGLKDDEIIQLFKIDDRRCFNRLMNIASQLREENRGPIKLTSTIHVTNKCKITPKCKYCGFAAGTSPQGYYHGFSKKDDEILKAAKKIEKAGIPRVSCSSAHGYNGRHAIRAARIIKENTSLELLINVGSDLKRENIQKLAKYGTDTICCNLETINRKLFHHLKPGETLQQRIKVCELISEEGIELSSGLLIGIGETYKDRIKHLRFLKRFKSLGEIPIMGFNPYKGTPMEKHPPCPLDDQMKTIAITRILYPHLRITVPAPTIGPENVKFSLIAGADNIATVIPDDYPLDVKGVGSPQVGNLKKILKTIKSTGLKAEIKTEKLASPIPW from the coding sequence TTGATAGAAGAGATCCTGAAAAAAGCAGAAAACATGCAAGGATTAAAAGACGATGAAATAATCCAACTATTCAAAATAGATGACAGAAGATGCTTTAACAGGTTGATGAACATCGCAAGCCAACTTAGAGAAGAAAATAGAGGCCCTATAAAGCTTACATCAACTATTCATGTGACTAACAAATGCAAAATCACCCCAAAGTGCAAATATTGTGGATTCGCCGCTGGCACATCACCCCAAGGATACTACCACGGATTCTCCAAAAAAGATGATGAAATATTAAAAGCAGCCAAAAAGATAGAAAAAGCGGGGATCCCACGGGTCAGTTGCTCAAGCGCCCACGGATACAACGGAAGACACGCAATAAGAGCAGCCAGGATAATCAAAGAAAATACTAGCCTAGAATTGCTCATAAACGTGGGATCAGACCTTAAAAGAGAAAACATACAAAAACTGGCAAAATACGGGACCGACACCATATGCTGCAACCTCGAAACAATAAACAGAAAACTCTTCCACCACCTCAAACCAGGAGAAACACTACAACAACGCATAAAAGTATGCGAGCTCATATCAGAAGAAGGCATAGAACTCTCATCAGGACTATTAATAGGAATCGGAGAAACATACAAGGACAGAATCAAACACCTCAGATTCCTCAAAAGATTTAAAAGCCTCGGGGAGATCCCCATAATGGGATTCAACCCATACAAGGGCACCCCCATGGAAAAACATCCACCATGTCCACTAGACGACCAAATGAAAACCATAGCAATAACAAGAATACTCTACCCCCACCTGAGGATAACAGTCCCCGCACCAACCATAGGCCCCGAGAATGTGAAATTCTCCCTCATAGCAGGCGCAGACAACATAGCAACCGTAATACCCGACGACTATCCCCTAGACGTTAAAGGCGTCGGATCACCACAAGTCGGGAACCTGAAAAAAATACTCAAAACCATAAAAAGCACAGGCCTAAAAGCCGAGATAAAAACTGAAAAACTAGCCTCCCCCATCCCATGGTGA
- the hmdC gene encoding 5,10-methenyltetrahydromethanopterin hydrogenase cofactor biosynthesis protein HmdC, which produces MEDLIKEAIHNPNAAWELAKTDKDPIRVVDTISELSMEEAIKLGHNFKRFPIGCDLTEILVGTCASDLEEIDFLGNCILADMIGASIHACAYAFSDMAESYGMKGVELMRKVRKITEVPIDLDHFGENGPMRFPEDITHCIGQCYMEGPPFKGCPRNRIHSRLLDKEKETLPERDEWIKLSTSVAINLTSAQGAESHAAPIKEAKKVAKLAREHKRGLEAIMFIGDGYDDLITAFETALEIGVDVFVLEGGPFNLAKDRLGAFARAVAMARILAPGKIVATNGAYEDECRAGLRAGLNAIITGFPRNHHGYMCGYSPGTARRGNFGLPRIIKIIKDEVPGGLTRAPIQKSELEALALAVKVAGEDNVYPESIGYTPVGDAHWACLPHTPLYRRVKIQKTVNDIKRMASEGLLGDKIAILGARFLSWVISKELVDYADEIIISDTDNWVENVTVDNLRSQLKVDIHGANGDDKKAYEYADTTIISSTIPSIVNRLSRDFKDAISFI; this is translated from the coding sequence ATGGAAGACCTTATCAAAGAAGCCATCCACAACCCAAACGCGGCCTGGGAGCTTGCAAAAACAGACAAAGACCCCATAAGAGTAGTTGACACCATCTCGGAACTTTCAATGGAAGAGGCCATTAAACTAGGACACAATTTTAAACGATTCCCCATCGGATGCGACTTAACCGAAATCCTGGTAGGTACCTGCGCCTCAGACCTTGAAGAAATAGACTTCCTAGGCAATTGCATACTAGCTGATATGATAGGAGCATCTATACATGCCTGTGCATACGCATTCTCAGACATGGCAGAATCCTATGGCATGAAAGGCGTGGAACTAATGCGCAAAGTCCGAAAAATAACAGAAGTCCCAATCGACTTAGACCACTTCGGCGAAAATGGGCCCATGAGATTCCCAGAGGATATAACACATTGCATCGGCCAATGTTACATGGAAGGACCCCCATTCAAGGGTTGTCCCCGCAACAGGATACACTCCAGACTATTGGACAAAGAAAAGGAGACCCTCCCTGAAAGGGATGAATGGATTAAACTTTCAACATCAGTTGCCATCAACTTAACCTCCGCACAGGGCGCGGAATCCCACGCAGCCCCAATAAAGGAAGCTAAAAAAGTCGCGAAATTAGCAAGAGAACATAAAAGGGGCTTGGAGGCCATAATGTTCATCGGAGACGGATATGACGACCTTATCACAGCCTTTGAAACCGCACTTGAAATCGGCGTGGATGTTTTCGTACTTGAAGGAGGCCCATTCAACCTCGCTAAGGATCGTCTCGGGGCATTCGCGAGGGCGGTTGCCATGGCAAGGATCCTTGCACCTGGTAAGATCGTGGCAACCAACGGAGCCTACGAAGACGAATGCAGAGCAGGTCTCAGAGCAGGGTTAAACGCTATAATAACCGGATTCCCACGGAATCATCACGGTTACATGTGCGGTTATTCACCGGGCACGGCCCGAAGAGGAAACTTCGGACTCCCGAGGATAATCAAAATAATAAAAGATGAAGTCCCAGGGGGGCTTACAAGAGCCCCCATCCAAAAGAGCGAATTAGAGGCTCTCGCATTGGCTGTTAAAGTCGCTGGTGAGGACAATGTTTACCCTGAGAGTATAGGTTATACTCCTGTAGGTGACGCCCACTGGGCGTGCCTACCACACACACCATTATATAGGAGGGTTAAAATCCAGAAAACCGTGAATGATATTAAAAGAATGGCCTCAGAGGGCCTGCTAGGGGATAAGATCGCGATTTTGGGTGCAAGGTTCCTGTCATGGGTTATAAGCAAAGAACTAGTAGATTATGCTGATGAGATTATAATAAGCGACACTGACAATTGGGTGGAAAATGTGACAGTCGATAATCTAAGATCCCAACTAAAGGTTGACATACATGGTGCAAATGGTGATGATAAAAAAGCATACGAGTATGCGGATACTACAATAATATCATCAACAATACCCTCAATTGTCAATAGGCTCTCCAGAGACTTCAAGGATGCTATAAGTTTCATTTAG
- a CDS encoding SAM-dependent methyltransferase HcgC family protein, with protein sequence MKTETGITSTVKSYFSEHTIQDIIETIGQIKTHALLDWLAHKKIKPENTLIIGAYLTGAMIAKRLKEYNVTIVDKHPHLKCLTDPHVTFKNPKTIRGSWDLIVDTSGIGGIKPEELKIKTRAFIVESPISDASDPIIKNHDETKKRIQAVKVPLKGILYTSGLNTKTSGTMTLTIEVLRRSLNKILKMDGVLYASSQLRFYERILFKEKDCEKFIESLKENAIIASSLKRIDCDLPIKENLRMIKSHIKEI encoded by the coding sequence ATGAAAACAGAAACTGGTATAACAAGCACAGTAAAAAGCTACTTTTCAGAGCATACCATCCAGGATATCATAGAAACCATAGGCCAGATCAAAACACACGCTCTATTAGATTGGCTGGCCCATAAAAAAATCAAACCAGAAAACACCCTCATAATAGGCGCCTATCTTACAGGTGCCATGATAGCAAAAAGACTCAAAGAATACAATGTCACAATAGTCGACAAACACCCCCACCTTAAATGTTTAACCGACCCACATGTAACATTCAAAAACCCAAAGACCATCAGAGGCTCCTGGGATCTTATAGTGGATACAAGCGGCATCGGAGGCATCAAACCAGAAGAACTAAAAATCAAAACAAGGGCATTCATAGTTGAAAGTCCAATTTCAGATGCCAGCGACCCCATAATAAAAAACCATGACGAAACTAAAAAAAGGATACAAGCCGTCAAAGTCCCACTAAAGGGCATACTATATACCAGCGGCTTAAATACGAAAACATCAGGGACAATGACCCTAACCATAGAAGTGCTTAGAAGAAGCCTCAACAAAATCCTGAAAATGGATGGTGTACTCTACGCCTCATCACAGCTAAGATTCTATGAAAGAATCCTATTCAAGGAAAAAGACTGCGAAAAGTTTATAGAATCTCTCAAGGAAAATGCGATAATCGCATCATCCCTTAAAAGAATAGACTGCGACCTGCCAATAAAAGAAAACCTTAGAATGATAAAATCCCACATAAAAGAAATATGA
- the mvhA gene encoding Ni/Fe hydrogenase subunit alpha, producing MVKVTMEPVTRIEGHAKITVHLDEAGNVEDTRLHVMEFRGFEKFLQGRPIEEAPRIVPRICGICDVQHHLASAKAVDACFGFEPEDIPEAAYKMREIMNWGSYIHSHALHFYFLAAPDFIAGKDRATRNVFQIVKDSPDIALKAIELRKNALDLVTATGARPIHPTTFTPGGITTELDDETQKDLLEKAKRNVELAEETLELAIPIFEENIDLVNSLGVIETYHTGLVKDGVWDVYDGIVRIKDKEGNLFREFKPADYADTMAEHVKPYSWLKFPYIKDLGYPEGVYRVAPLSRLNVADKMPDAAPKAQEYFKEFRDQFGYAQQTLLFHWARLIEVLACAECAVEALEGDLSGEKIPGELERQEGDGVGIVEAPRGTLTHHYTCDENGLITRANIIVATIQNNPAMEMGIQKVAEDYIKPGVELDDKIFNLMEMVIRAYDPCLSCATHTIDSQMRLATLEIYDSENNLVKKF from the coding sequence ATGGTTAAGGTTACAATGGAACCTGTAACACGTATTGAAGGTCACGCAAAGATTACAGTGCACCTTGACGAGGCAGGTAATGTTGAAGATACAAGATTACATGTTATGGAATTCCGCGGATTCGAAAAATTCCTACAAGGAAGACCCATAGAAGAAGCACCACGTATAGTCCCCAGGATCTGTGGTATATGTGACGTGCAACACCACCTAGCCAGTGCAAAGGCAGTAGACGCATGCTTCGGATTCGAACCAGAGGACATACCAGAGGCAGCATACAAGATGAGGGAGATAATGAACTGGGGCTCATACATACACTCACATGCACTACACTTCTACTTCCTAGCAGCCCCAGACTTCATAGCAGGAAAAGACAGGGCAACAAGAAACGTTTTCCAGATAGTGAAGGATTCACCAGACATAGCACTCAAGGCAATAGAACTCCGTAAAAACGCCCTAGACCTTGTAACAGCTACTGGTGCAAGGCCAATACACCCAACAACATTCACACCAGGTGGTATAACAACAGAACTCGACGATGAAACACAAAAGGACCTGCTAGAGAAGGCTAAAAGGAACGTTGAACTGGCAGAGGAGACCCTAGAACTTGCAATACCAATATTTGAAGAGAATATCGACCTTGTAAACTCACTAGGCGTTATTGAAACATACCACACAGGCCTTGTGAAGGATGGTGTGTGGGATGTCTATGACGGTATAGTAAGGATCAAAGACAAGGAAGGTAACCTCTTCAGAGAATTCAAACCAGCAGATTACGCTGATACAATGGCAGAGCACGTGAAACCATACTCATGGCTCAAATTCCCATACATAAAAGATCTAGGCTACCCAGAGGGTGTATATAGGGTTGCTCCACTTTCAAGATTAAACGTCGCAGATAAAATGCCAGACGCCGCGCCAAAAGCCCAAGAATACTTCAAAGAATTCAGGGACCAGTTCGGATATGCGCAACAGACACTATTATTCCACTGGGCAAGGCTCATAGAAGTACTAGCATGTGCCGAATGTGCAGTTGAAGCCCTAGAAGGCGATCTATCAGGAGAAAAAATCCCAGGAGAACTTGAAAGACAGGAGGGTGATGGTGTAGGTATAGTGGAAGCACCAAGGGGAACATTAACACACCACTACACATGTGACGAGAACGGACTGATCACAAGGGCCAATATTATCGTCGCCACAATCCAGAACAACCCCGCCATGGAAATGGGCATACAGAAGGTTGCAGAAGACTATATAAAACCGGGCGTCGAGTTAGATGATAAAATCTTCAACCTAATGGAGATGGTCATCAGAGCATATGACCCATGCTTATCATGTGCAACCCACACAATTGACAGTCAAATGAGGCTCGCCACCCTAGAAATCTATGACAGCGAAAATAACCTAGTGAAGAAATTCTAA
- the hmd gene encoding 5,10-methenyltetrahydromethanopterin hydrogenase gives MKVAILGAGCYRTHAATGITNFARACEVAEEVGKPEIAMTHSTITMAAELKELAGIDDIIVSDPVFDKQFTIIDDFDYEEVIEAHKEDPEKIMPKVREKVNEVAKDIPKPPEGAIHFVHPEELGLEVTTDDRGTVTDADWVMTWLPKGDIQPSIIEKFIEDLKKGAIVTHACTIPTTKFYEIFAERHGDLATSPETLNISSYHPGAVPEMKGQVYIAEGYASDEAINTLLELGEKARSKAYKLPAELLGPVCDMCSALTAVTYAGILTYRDAVTKNLGAPAGFAQMMAKEALEQLTNLMEKVGIDKIEDHLDPGTLLGTADSMNFGALSEILPSTFEVLEKRKK, from the coding sequence ATGAAGGTTGCGATATTAGGCGCTGGTTGTTATAGGACGCATGCCGCAACTGGCATAACAAACTTTGCAAGGGCTTGCGAAGTCGCGGAGGAAGTGGGCAAACCAGAGATAGCCATGACACACTCAACGATAACAATGGCGGCAGAACTAAAAGAACTAGCAGGCATAGATGATATCATAGTATCAGACCCAGTATTCGATAAACAGTTCACAATAATAGACGATTTCGACTATGAGGAGGTTATAGAAGCCCACAAGGAAGACCCGGAAAAGATAATGCCAAAAGTCAGAGAAAAGGTGAATGAGGTCGCCAAGGACATTCCAAAACCACCAGAAGGTGCGATACACTTCGTACACCCAGAGGAACTGGGATTAGAGGTTACAACAGATGACAGGGGAACAGTAACCGACGCAGACTGGGTTATGACTTGGCTGCCAAAGGGGGACATCCAACCAAGCATTATAGAAAAATTCATAGAAGACCTAAAAAAAGGTGCAATTGTAACACACGCTTGCACAATACCCACAACCAAATTCTATGAAATATTCGCAGAAAGACACGGAGACCTCGCCACATCACCAGAAACCCTCAATATATCATCATACCATCCAGGCGCAGTACCCGAAATGAAAGGACAAGTCTACATAGCAGAAGGATACGCCTCAGATGAAGCAATAAACACCCTCCTAGAATTAGGCGAAAAAGCAAGAAGCAAAGCCTACAAATTACCAGCAGAACTCCTAGGTCCAGTATGTGACATGTGCTCCGCACTCACCGCAGTAACATATGCAGGCATACTCACCTATAGAGATGCCGTGACCAAAAACCTTGGCGCGCCAGCAGGATTCGCCCAGATGATGGCCAAAGAAGCCCTCGAACAATTAACCAACCTAATGGAGAAGGTTGGAATAGACAAGATAGAGGATCATCTAGACCCCGGCACACTCCTTGGAACAGCAGACTCCATGAACTTCGGCGCCCTCTCAGAAATACTCCCATCAACATTCGAAGTCCTTGAAAAAAGGAAAAAATAA
- a CDS encoding 4Fe-4S binding protein gives MIIVNKEDCIRCGACEGACPSEAIEVTPEDVIYCDLCDGEPKCVEVCPNQALSVGDITIEDDGEVTQTRIIYNPNKCQQCGDCVEICPPQILKLEEGKVQKVPLKGFCVMCQKCVDICPVGVIGIEGVKEPEKVELEITEPIFITDCVGCGTCVDECPVEAITLEEIGGTIEIDEDLCIKCGVCSQTCPWNAVYISARKPEKRTRDIKKFEVDEETCIGCNTCVEACPGDFIEAKSSSLTVKLPEICTACGLCRELCPVDAITLDVEFGPAKPTTEEGVVWDEEKCRLDGACAKKCPNEAIRVVTENGFQIPGKIKVDEEPSYNMCTRCGACTVVCPNGALTLSEIDKEINGEIVKRNRIQYNPIKCQQCGTCIEACPYDMLKLTEEKVPLKGFCILCDQCIDVCPNNALSLK, from the coding sequence ATGATAATAGTAAATAAAGAGGACTGTATACGTTGCGGGGCGTGTGAAGGGGCATGTCCCAGTGAAGCCATTGAAGTCACACCAGAGGATGTAATCTACTGTGACCTTTGTGATGGCGAGCCTAAATGTGTTGAAGTCTGTCCAAACCAAGCATTGAGTGTTGGGGATATCACAATCGAAGATGACGGAGAAGTTACACAGACTAGGATAATCTATAACCCTAATAAGTGCCAACAGTGCGGGGACTGCGTTGAGATCTGCCCCCCTCAGATACTTAAACTAGAGGAAGGTAAGGTCCAGAAGGTCCCATTAAAGGGCTTCTGTGTCATGTGCCAGAAGTGTGTGGATATCTGCCCAGTCGGTGTTATCGGAATCGAAGGCGTTAAAGAACCAGAGAAAGTTGAACTAGAGATAACTGAACCCATATTCATCACTGATTGTGTAGGTTGTGGAACTTGCGTCGATGAATGTCCAGTGGAGGCAATAACCCTCGAAGAGATAGGGGGTACAATTGAAATCGACGAAGACCTCTGCATCAAATGTGGTGTATGCTCCCAGACATGCCCATGGAATGCGGTTTACATCTCCGCTAGAAAACCTGAAAAGAGAACCAGGGATATCAAAAAATTTGAAGTTGACGAGGAAACATGCATAGGCTGCAACACTTGCGTTGAAGCTTGCCCAGGCGACTTCATAGAAGCGAAATCCTCCAGTTTAACCGTTAAATTACCAGAGATTTGCACGGCTTGTGGATTATGCAGGGAATTATGTCCAGTGGATGCCATAACATTAGATGTTGAATTCGGACCAGCGAAACCCACAACAGAGGAAGGCGTAGTATGGGATGAGGAAAAATGCAGGTTAGACGGTGCCTGCGCCAAGAAGTGCCCCAATGAGGCTATAAGGGTCGTTACAGAGAATGGCTTCCAAATTCCCGGGAAGATAAAGGTGGACGAGGAACCATCATATAACATGTGCACACGATGTGGTGCATGTACAGTGGTCTGCCCAAATGGAGCATTAACACTCTCTGAAATAGACAAGGAGATCAACGGTGAGATCGTTAAAAGGAATAGGATACAGTACAATCCAATTAAATGTCAGCAATGTGGCACATGTATAGAGGCGTGCCCATATGACATGCTTAAACTCACAGAGGAAAAAGTGCCACTTAAGGGCTTTTGCATACTCTGTGATCAGTGTATAGATGTCTGTCCAAACAATGCACTATCCCTAAAATAA
- a CDS encoding hydrogenase iron-sulfur subunit: protein MAEEDIKIVMFCCNWCSYGGADTAGTARMQYPPNVRVIRVMCSGRVEPQFILKAFREGADGVVVAGCHFGDCHYDAGNYKMARRMELVYRLVEELGIGKERLYHDYISASEGEKFAETVKMMVDRIKALGPSPVKEQLAAEA from the coding sequence ATGGCTGAGGAGGATATAAAGATCGTTATGTTCTGTTGCAACTGGTGTTCCTATGGTGGGGCTGACACAGCAGGAACCGCAAGAATGCAATATCCACCAAACGTCCGCGTAATCAGAGTTATGTGCTCTGGGAGAGTTGAACCACAATTCATACTCAAAGCATTCAGAGAAGGCGCTGACGGTGTCGTAGTAGCCGGCTGCCACTTCGGAGACTGCCACTATGACGCAGGAAACTACAAGATGGCCAGGAGAATGGAACTAGTCTACAGACTCGTAGAAGAACTTGGAATAGGCAAAGAAAGACTATACCATGATTACATATCGGCTTCAGAAGGTGAAAAATTCGCCGAAACGGTAAAGATGATGGTTGACAGGATAAAAGCCCTTGGACCATCACCCGTGAAAGAACAGCTAGCAGCTGAAGCCTAA
- the pyrC gene encoding dihydroorotase, which yields MLDLALENCRINHDIVNIGIEDGEIARISKSPLKADKTIKIKGNIILPGLIDAHVHFREPGYEYKEDFRTGSMAAAHGGFTTILDMPNTKPETNTAREFKKKIKIASKKSIIDFGLHAGIKKLKEIKKITQLNPASFKIFTEEIENHKISRIFQTLKGSNIPITFHCEDPQIIEYCTNQLKDESRPEIYSIARPTIAEELATTNAITFSHHYNHPIHICHISSKKTLELIKSIKAPVTCEITPHHLLLTSEDLKKWGAIAKTNPPLRPGKEAITIKDLKMIDIIATDHAPHTLQEKKANIWEAPPGIPNLEVTLKLLLTLNAKKRLKLARIQKMLSEKPASIFGLKNKGRIETGMDADFVIIDPKRTGKIKADEFYSKAHYTPFDGMEYIGEPVMTILRGKLIMEEGEVFKNRGTHIKSNYHR from the coding sequence ATGTTAGACTTAGCACTTGAAAATTGCAGGATAAACCATGATATAGTTAATATTGGCATCGAGGATGGTGAAATAGCCAGGATAAGCAAATCACCCCTAAAAGCTGATAAGACAATAAAAATAAAGGGTAATATAATATTACCAGGGCTCATAGACGCGCACGTACATTTTCGCGAACCAGGCTACGAGTACAAAGAGGATTTCAGGACAGGTTCCATGGCAGCCGCCCACGGAGGCTTCACAACAATACTTGACATGCCAAACACAAAACCGGAAACAAACACAGCAAGAGAATTTAAAAAAAAGATTAAGATAGCGTCAAAAAAGAGTATAATAGACTTCGGATTACACGCAGGCATAAAAAAATTAAAAGAAATAAAAAAAATAACACAACTAAACCCCGCATCATTCAAAATATTCACAGAAGAAATAGAAAACCATAAAATATCCAGGATATTCCAGACCCTAAAAGGATCCAATATCCCCATAACATTCCACTGTGAAGACCCCCAAATAATAGAATACTGCACAAACCAATTAAAAGATGAAAGCAGACCAGAAATCTACTCCATCGCAAGACCGACTATAGCCGAAGAACTTGCAACAACAAATGCAATAACATTCTCCCACCACTATAATCATCCAATCCACATATGCCATATAAGCTCAAAGAAAACCCTAGAACTTATAAAGTCCATCAAGGCCCCTGTAACATGTGAAATAACACCACACCACCTACTACTCACATCAGAAGATTTAAAAAAATGGGGAGCCATCGCAAAGACCAACCCCCCACTCAGACCCGGGAAAGAGGCCATAACCATCAAGGACCTTAAAATGATCGATATAATAGCAACTGATCACGCGCCACACACACTACAAGAAAAAAAGGCGAACATCTGGGAAGCCCCACCAGGGATCCCCAACCTGGAAGTGACCCTAAAACTACTTCTCACATTAAACGCGAAAAAACGACTCAAACTAGCCAGGATCCAAAAGATGCTCTCAGAGAAACCGGCGAGTATATTCGGACTAAAAAATAAAGGTCGGATAGAAACTGGGATGGACGCAGATTTCGTCATCATAGACCCTAAAAGAACTGGTAAAATAAAAGCCGATGAATTCTATAGTAAAGCGCATTACACCCCATTCGATGGCATGGAATATATTGGAGAACCAGTGATGACAATACTCCGAGGGAAACTGATAATGGAAGAAGGTGAAGTATTCAAAAACAGGGGCACCCACATAAAAAGCAACTATCACAGGTGA